The following are from one region of the Hydrogenimonas sp. SS33 genome:
- the gyrA gene encoding DNA gyrase subunit A, whose protein sequence is MSDLFSENEDIQEVSIEESIKGSYLDYSMSVIIGRALPDARDGLKPVHRRILYAMHELGVTSRAAYKKSARIVGDVIGKYHPHGDTAVYDALVRMAQDFSMRIPLVDGQGNFGSIDGDNPAAMRYTEARMTRLAEELLRDIEKDTVDFIPNYDDTMQEPDVLPSRVPNLLLNGSNGIAVGMATNIPPHRLDELVDALLELIDNPSAELEDLLTHIKGPDFPTGGIIFGRKGILDAYKTGRGRIKVRAKTHIEKKGNREVIVIDELPYQVNKSRLIENIAQLAKEKAIEGISEVRDESDREGIRVVIELKKDTMSEIILNNLFKSTQMQTTFGIILLAIQNKEPKIFTLMELLKLFIQHRKTIIIRRTIFELEKAKARAHILEGLRIALDNIDAIVALIRASADANEAREGLMASFNLSEKQAQAILDMRLQRLTGLERDKIEKEYQELMAEIERLSNILKSEDLLNQIIKEELLEVKEHFTTPRLTEIVDDYEDIDIEDLIPNEPMVVTITHRGYIKRVPVKQYERQHRGGKGKTAVTTHDDDFIESFFISNTHDTLMFITDRGQLYWLKVYKIPEGSRTAKGKAVVNLIQLQPDENIMAIIPTTDFDESKSLAFFTKNGIVKRTNLSEFKNIRSVGVRAITLDEDDELVTCKIVLPDTQNLFILTKKGMCIRFPVEDVREIGRTARGVTGIRFKVEGDHVVGAATIKSDEQELLTVAEKGIGKRTEAGEYRLQSRGGKGVVAMKLTPRTGDAVGVVIVEENKDLMVLTQSGKMIRVDMHSIRKAGRNTSGVMIVRLESGDKVNSIAACPKEESEEELPESIEGSVEGPQE, encoded by the coding sequence ATGTCCGATCTCTTTTCAGAAAACGAAGATATCCAGGAAGTCTCGATCGAGGAGAGCATCAAGGGAAGCTACCTCGACTACTCCATGAGCGTCATCATCGGCCGGGCCCTTCCAGATGCCAGGGACGGCCTCAAGCCGGTCCACCGCCGCATCCTCTACGCCATGCACGAGCTGGGCGTCACCAGCCGCGCGGCCTACAAGAAGAGTGCCCGTATCGTCGGGGATGTCATCGGTAAGTACCACCCCCACGGCGACACGGCGGTCTACGACGCCCTGGTGCGGATGGCCCAGGACTTCTCCATGCGCATCCCGCTGGTCGACGGCCAGGGAAACTTCGGCTCCATCGACGGCGACAACCCGGCGGCCATGCGTTACACCGAAGCCCGTATGACCCGCCTGGCCGAAGAGCTTCTGCGCGACATCGAGAAAGATACGGTCGATTTCATCCCCAACTACGACGACACGATGCAAGAACCCGACGTCCTGCCCAGCCGGGTCCCCAACCTTCTGCTCAACGGCTCCAACGGGATCGCGGTCGGGATGGCGACCAACATCCCGCCCCACCGGCTCGACGAGCTGGTCGACGCCCTGCTGGAACTCATCGACAACCCCTCCGCCGAACTGGAGGACCTGCTGACGCACATCAAGGGGCCCGACTTTCCCACCGGCGGCATCATCTTCGGCCGCAAAGGGATTCTCGACGCCTACAAAACGGGACGGGGCCGCATCAAAGTCCGTGCCAAGACCCATATCGAGAAGAAGGGCAACCGGGAGGTGATCGTCATCGACGAACTTCCCTACCAGGTCAACAAATCGCGTCTCATCGAAAACATCGCCCAGCTTGCAAAAGAGAAGGCCATCGAGGGGATCAGCGAGGTGCGGGACGAAAGCGACCGGGAGGGGATCCGCGTCGTCATCGAGCTCAAAAAAGACACGATGAGCGAGATCATCCTCAACAACCTCTTCAAATCGACCCAGATGCAGACCACATTCGGCATCATCCTGCTGGCCATCCAGAACAAGGAGCCGAAGATCTTCACGCTGATGGAACTGCTGAAACTCTTCATCCAGCACCGCAAAACCATCATCATCCGCCGCACCATCTTCGAGCTGGAGAAAGCCAAAGCCCGCGCCCACATTTTGGAGGGCCTGCGCATCGCCCTGGACAATATCGACGCCATCGTCGCCCTCATCCGTGCCAGCGCCGACGCCAACGAAGCCCGCGAAGGGCTGATGGCGAGCTTCAACCTCAGCGAAAAGCAGGCCCAGGCGATTCTGGACATGCGGCTGCAGCGCCTGACGGGCCTGGAACGCGACAAGATCGAAAAAGAGTACCAGGAGCTGATGGCGGAGATCGAACGGCTCAGCAACATCCTCAAAAGCGAGGACCTGCTCAACCAGATCATCAAAGAGGAGCTGCTGGAGGTCAAGGAGCACTTCACCACGCCCCGCCTGACGGAGATCGTCGACGATTACGAAGACATCGACATCGAGGACCTCATCCCCAACGAACCGATGGTGGTCACCATCACCCACCGGGGATACATCAAGCGCGTGCCCGTCAAACAGTACGAACGGCAACACCGCGGGGGCAAAGGAAAAACCGCCGTCACGACCCATGACGACGACTTCATCGAGAGTTTCTTCATCTCCAACACCCACGATACACTGATGTTCATCACCGACAGGGGGCAGCTCTACTGGCTCAAGGTCTACAAAATTCCCGAAGGCTCCCGCACCGCCAAAGGCAAAGCGGTCGTCAACCTCATCCAGCTTCAGCCCGATGAGAACATCATGGCGATCATCCCCACCACCGACTTCGACGAGAGCAAATCGCTGGCCTTCTTCACCAAAAACGGCATCGTCAAACGAACCAACCTCAGCGAATTCAAAAACATCCGCTCCGTAGGCGTGCGGGCCATTACCCTCGACGAGGATGACGAGCTGGTCACCTGCAAAATCGTCCTCCCCGATACACAGAATCTCTTCATCCTGACCAAAAAAGGGATGTGTATCCGCTTCCCGGTCGAAGATGTGCGCGAAATCGGCCGGACCGCACGGGGCGTCACGGGAATCCGTTTCAAAGTGGAGGGGGACCATGTCGTCGGTGCCGCCACCATCAAGTCCGACGAGCAGGAGCTTCTGACCGTCGCCGAAAAAGGGATCGGCAAGCGGACCGAAGCTGGCGAGTACCGCCTCCAGAGCCGCGGCGGCAAAGGGGTCGTGGCGATGAAGCTGACCCCCCGCACCGGCGATGCGGTCGGCGTCGTCATTGTCGAAGAAAACAAGGACCTGATGGTCCTGACCCAGAGCGGCAAAATGATCCGCGTCGATATGCACTCCATCCGCAAAGCGGGCCGGAACACCAGCGGTGTCATGATCGTCCGTCTCGAGAGCGGTGACAAAGTCAACTCCATCGCGGCCTGCCCCAAAGAGGAGAGCGAAGAGGAGCTTCCCGAAAGCATCGAAGGATCTGTCGAAGGTCCGCAGGAGTAA